Proteins encoded in a region of the Prochlorococcus marinus CUG1416 genome:
- a CDS encoding phycocyanobilin:ferredoxin oxidoreductase: MLSESITKTKLTDPLILDLLQNIREHRSMLENLESLKIDPNLKNIISNEIGRELYIENEFHKANGFRKLHIEVAEFSKNLKILHCVFFPDPKFDIPIFGMDLVKINDIVSAAIVDLSPVSQNQGIKYENLLSEVDKSSFTSLREIPNWGEIFSKNVFFASLKNESEKIAFRRVVDQYLSTLIKLSNEAKPEFKEEIIQERTDYQKNYCVQQMKNEKTSMVLLKYFDEKWVDNYIKTVLFDF; the protein is encoded by the coding sequence TTGTTGTCTGAATCTATAACTAAAACTAAATTAACAGACCCTCTTATTTTGGACTTGTTACAAAATATTAGAGAGCATAGATCCATGCTTGAAAACCTTGAGAGTTTAAAAATTGATCCAAATCTTAAAAATATAATATCCAACGAAATAGGTAGAGAACTCTATATAGAAAACGAATTTCATAAGGCGAATGGATTTAGAAAGCTACATATCGAAGTTGCAGAATTTTCAAAGAATCTTAAAATCTTACACTGTGTTTTTTTTCCTGATCCAAAGTTTGATATCCCAATTTTTGGAATGGATTTAGTCAAAATAAATGATATTGTTTCGGCCGCCATTGTTGATTTATCCCCGGTATCTCAAAATCAAGGGATAAAATACGAAAATCTTCTTTCTGAAGTTGATAAAAGTTCTTTCACCTCTTTGAGGGAGATTCCTAACTGGGGGGAGATCTTTTCTAAAAATGTATTTTTTGCTTCTTTAAAAAACGAATCTGAAAAAATCGCTTTTCGCAGAGTTGTTGATCAATACCTCTCTACTTTGATCAAATTAAGCAATGAAGCTAAACCCGAATTTAAGGAGGAAATTATTCAAGAGAGAACAGATTATCAAAAGAATTATTGTGTGCAACAAATGAAAAATGAAAAAACAAGCATGGTCCTATTAAAATATTTTGATGAAAAATGGGTTGATAACTATATAAAAACCGTATTATTTGATTTTTAA
- a CDS encoding HlyD family efflux transporter periplasmic adaptor subunit → MHLKTLKKSFVFLLLFGPLTLGIISCSGNNKSSSRLKVEINDDFIPPIIAVAALGQLSPSGEIRQLAAPISQFGSSPRITELLVNEGNFVKKGEVLAIFENREKLIADLERINNLIRTINDEIALKKDQIERYELAMNKDAYSFVQFSQRKDELLKLQKQKINLNGDQKNIKIDLFNSKLRSPIDGFILGINTRVGERPKNEGILDIGSSQKMEALIEVYESDIDRVFISQNVELSSENGGFQKNLKGKVIRISPQVKQRKVLSTDPTGDADSRIIEVLVKLDQDSIDTVQNYAGMKVIAKFIP, encoded by the coding sequence ATGCATTTAAAAACACTTAAAAAGTCATTTGTTTTTTTGTTGTTATTTGGACCATTAACTCTTGGAATTATTTCCTGTTCTGGTAATAACAAATCAAGTTCCCGATTAAAAGTGGAAATAAATGACGATTTCATTCCTCCCATTATAGCTGTCGCAGCATTGGGTCAACTTTCTCCTTCTGGAGAAATAAGGCAATTAGCAGCTCCCATAAGTCAGTTTGGTTCATCTCCTAGAATTACTGAACTTTTAGTAAATGAAGGCAACTTTGTAAAAAAGGGTGAGGTCCTTGCGATTTTCGAAAATAGAGAAAAGTTAATAGCAGATCTGGAGAGAATTAATAATCTAATACGAACTATTAACGATGAAATTGCCCTAAAGAAAGATCAAATTGAAAGGTATGAGTTAGCTATGAATAAAGATGCATATTCTTTTGTACAGTTTTCGCAGAGGAAAGACGAATTATTAAAGTTGCAAAAACAAAAAATAAATCTTAATGGAGATCAAAAAAATATCAAGATAGATCTGTTTAATTCAAAACTAAGGAGCCCAATTGATGGATTTATACTAGGGATAAATACTAGAGTTGGTGAGAGGCCCAAAAATGAAGGGATATTGGATATTGGTTCTAGTCAAAAGATGGAAGCTCTAATAGAGGTTTATGAATCTGATATAGATAGAGTCTTTATCTCTCAGAATGTTGAATTGAGCAGTGAGAATGGAGGTTTCCAAAAAAATCTAAAAGGTAAGGTAATTAGGATAAGTCCTCAGGTAAAACAGAGGAAAGTTTTATCGACTGATCCAACAGGGGATGCCGATTCGCGAATTATCGAGGTGCTCGTAAAACTAGATCAAGATTCTATAGATACTGTACAAAATTATGCAGGAATGAAAGTGATTGCAAAATTTATTCCCTAA